Proteins encoded within one genomic window of Humulus lupulus chromosome 1, drHumLupu1.1, whole genome shotgun sequence:
- the LOC133805815 gene encoding putative WEB family protein At1g65010, chloroplastic, with the protein MQQQMGQFDEEQLYATERERNRALAELRAMKKMVEDDTNAKQKMEEMHRELNSVKALLANANEEMNNKEKMIKSLKLELETAKGLEMKLKEELANVKSSEARTMALSTESAERVLEMEVEVEKGKESGTKMFDSLVSQMKKLEETQMRLEESKVEIASLNQKVKTLESLTGQNGRQPNGHVGKVMESLRSELNVAKDNLADAEEVGKQACLKTKSLIDELDSLKNELKLAIVAEENSQKALEDLALALKEVVTEASKVKAELGLANAELEHSRGEEDRLNLILKSSEERYKQHLEEALKEAEKYKNTAERLRLEAEETLLAWNDKETGLVDCIRKADEERSNAQQEISRLADLLNEAENKTRLSKEENSKLRDILKQALSESNVAKEAMLIAKAENSELKDRLAEKEESLIFFTRENENYKLNEAAAIENINELKRLLYEASEECKKGEKEKTSSKEGKVGKIKIGKTWSFHLKDLKLLNKNDDEEESENVECEIDQALRGSIFDVVDSPVDTETDVNHHRKKSSSAFSNEDESVIQLEDFDNLDGTHFDDLENDRTSRKKKALLRRFGDLLIRKRSLHKKEPSE; encoded by the coding sequence ATGCAGCAGCAAATGGGGCAGTTTGATGAGGAGCAATTATATGCAACCGAGCGCGAAAGAAACCGAGCACTGGCTGAGCTGAGAGCCATGAAAAAGATGGTTGAAGATGACACCAATGCAAAACAGAAGATGGAGGAGATGCATAGGGAGTTGAATTCAGTCAAAGCCTTATTAGCCAATGCAAATGAAGAAatgaataacaaagaaaaaatgatCAAGTCTCTTAAACTTGAACTTGAAACGGCAAAAGGATTGGAGATGAAATTGAAAGAAGAGTTGGCTAATGTGAAATCTTCTGAGGCTCGCACAATGGCCTTGTCGACTGAAAGCGCAGAAAGGGTTCTTGAAATGGAGGTGGAGGTTGAGAAAGGGAAGGAATCAGGAACCAAAATGTTTGATTCCTTGGTAAGCCAGATGAAGAAACTTGAGGAAACTCAAATGAGGCTTGAAGAATCAAAGGTTGAGATTGCATCTCTTAACCAGAAAGTGAAGACATTGGAGAGTTTGACAGGACAGAACGGTAGACAACCAAATGGTCATGTGGGGAAGGTAATGGAGAGTTTGAGATCTGAGCTTAATGTGGCCAAAGATAATCTGGCTGATGCAGAAGAGGTAGGTAAACAGGCTTGTTTAAAGACCAAGAGCTTGATTGATGAATTGGATTCTCTTAAAAATGAATTGAAGTTGGCGATTGTGGCTGAAGAAAATAGCCAAAAGGCATTAGAAGACTTAGCTTTAGCACTAAAAGAAGTAGTAACAGAAGCTAGTAAGGTGAAGGCGGAACTTGGATTAGCCAATGCAGAGCTAGAACACTCAAGAGGAGAGGAGGACCGTTTGAATTTGATTCTGAAGAGCAGTGAAGAAAGGTATAAACAACACTTGGAAGAAGCACTCAAAGAAGCGGAGAAGTATAAGAACACAGCTGAAAGGTTGAGACTAGAAGCTGAGGAGACCCTTTTGGCTTGGAACGACAAAGAAACTGGCCTTGTTGATTGTATCAGAAAAGCTGATGAGGAAAGATCTAATGCTCAACAAGAGATTAGTAGATTGGCTGATTTGCTTAACGAAGCCGAAAACAAGACAAGATTATCCAAAGAAGAGAACAGTAAGCTTCGTGATATACTCAAACAAGCACTGAGTGAATCAAATGTGGCAAAAGAAGCTATGTTGATTGCTAAAGCGGAGAATTCAGAGCTCAAGGACAGATTGGCTGAGAAGGAAGAATCCCTCATTTTCTTTACACGTGAAAATGAGAACTACAAGCTTAATGAGGCTGCAGCTATTGAGAATATCAACGAGTTGAAAAGGTTGCTCTATGAAGCGAGTGAGGAGTGTAAGAAAGGAGAGAAGGAGAAAACAAGTTCAAAAGAAGGAAAAGTGGGGAAGATTAAGATTGGCAAAACATGGAGTTTTCATCTCAAGGACCTGAAACTCTTGAACaaaaatgatgatgaagaagaaagtGAAAATGTGGAGTGTGAGATTGATCAGGCATTAAGGGGGTCGATATTTGACGTGGTGGACTCTCCTGTGGACACTGAAACTGACGTTAATCATCATAGAAAGAAGTCTTCTTCTGCATTCAGTAATGAAGATGAATCAGTGATTCAATTGGAAGATTTTGATAATCTTGATGGAACCCATTTCGATGATTTGGAGAATGATAGAACCTCAAGAAAGAAGAAGGCCTTGTTGAGGAGATTTGGAGACCTTCTTATAAGGAAAAGGAGTCTTCACAAGAAGGAACCTTCAGAGTAA